Proteins encoded by one window of Simiduia curdlanivorans:
- a CDS encoding glycosyltransferase family 2 protein: protein MVKVCFWVLAIASVYSYLLYPLVLKSRELVVGRKRQGEEQGDSSLIHMTLIVTAYNEERRIREKIENTLAIDFAADRLELIVASDCSDDATDAIVAEYSDRGVRLVRASERLGKENAQLAAILEAKGDVLVFSDVATHIPNDALLKLEHYFADPEIGAVSSEDRFVSKDGVVAGEGAYVKYEMWLRALESRLSGLVGLSGSFFAARKSVCADWDIHSPSDFNTALNTVKSGLRAVSAPDVLGFYQDLQDPAKEYQRKVRTVLRGMTGLSRHSEVMNPSTFGFFAVQVISHKLMRWLTPWFLVAFFITSAALATTGLLFALVFLAQIGFYGVAMAAQFAPDLRRSGVVRLIYFFVQVHVALMDASVKFFTGKRMTTWKPSAR from the coding sequence ATGGTAAAGGTCTGCTTTTGGGTCTTGGCGATAGCTTCGGTATACAGTTATCTGCTTTACCCACTTGTTTTAAAGTCGCGTGAATTGGTTGTTGGACGCAAGCGCCAAGGCGAAGAGCAAGGTGATTCTTCGCTGATCCACATGACCCTCATTGTTACTGCGTACAATGAAGAGCGTAGGATTCGCGAAAAGATTGAGAATACCCTCGCTATCGATTTTGCCGCCGATCGCTTAGAGCTTATCGTGGCTTCAGACTGTTCTGACGACGCAACGGATGCCATTGTTGCCGAGTACTCCGATCGTGGCGTTCGTTTAGTTCGCGCCAGTGAGCGCTTGGGTAAGGAAAATGCCCAGCTGGCTGCCATTCTTGAGGCTAAGGGTGACGTACTGGTGTTTTCTGATGTTGCAACACATATTCCGAATGATGCGCTATTGAAGTTAGAGCACTATTTTGCCGACCCTGAAATAGGCGCCGTTTCGAGCGAAGACCGGTTCGTGAGTAAAGATGGCGTAGTGGCGGGTGAGGGGGCCTATGTTAAGTATGAAATGTGGTTGCGAGCGCTAGAGTCGCGTTTGTCTGGTTTGGTGGGCTTGAGTGGATCTTTCTTCGCTGCGCGCAAGTCTGTTTGCGCCGACTGGGACATTCACTCGCCGAGTGATTTTAATACGGCGTTGAATACGGTGAAATCGGGTTTACGAGCAGTTTCTGCACCTGATGTGCTCGGTTTTTACCAGGATTTGCAAGACCCTGCTAAAGAGTATCAGCGAAAAGTGCGTACCGTTTTGCGAGGCATGACGGGGCTGTCGCGGCATAGCGAGGTGATGAATCCATCCACCTTTGGCTTTTTTGCTGTACAAGTTATCTCGCACAAGCTGATGCGTTGGCTAACACCTTGGTTTCTCGTCGCTTTCTTTATTACCTCAGCCGCTTTGGCGACTACAGGGTTGCTTTTTGCCTTGGTGTTTTTGGCTCAGATAGGGTTTTACGGCGTTGCCATGGCCGCCCAGTTTGCGCCGGATTTGCGTCGATCAGGTGTTGTGCGGTTGATTTACTTTTTCGTGCAGGTTCACGTTGCGCTTATGGATGCTTCGGTAAAATTTTTCACGGGAAAAAGGATGACCACATGGAAGCCCTCCGCGCGTTGA